The following are from one region of the Littorina saxatilis isolate snail1 linkage group LG2, US_GU_Lsax_2.0, whole genome shotgun sequence genome:
- the LOC138958922 gene encoding serine/threonine-protein phosphatase 2A catalytic subunit alpha isoform-like codes for MDLDMLASQLLSASEAPMTSLPEKSACREVDGWIEQLMKCQKLPEEQVKKLCDKAKEVLSKESNVREVQCPVTVCGDIHGQMYDLLELFRIGGYPPDTNYLFLGDYVDRGYYSVEVISLLVALKVRYPDRVNILRGNHETRMTSQVYGFYDEVMAKYGNVKVWNLFMEVCDYMPITGLVAGKVFCMHGGLSPSIDTIDHIKTLDRIQEAPYEGPVNDFLWSDPEEIQGWGRSPRGAGHVFGSNITEVFLHSNDLSMVSRAHQAVNEGYEWCHDRQVVTTFSAPNYMYRLGNKAAIMQLDESVNTSFIQFDAAPRKEGQHAPSRLPDHMYNYF; via the exons ATGGATTTGGATATGCTGGCGTCACAGCTCCTTTCTGCGTCAGAAGCACCGATGACGTCACTTCCGGAGAAAAGTGCTTGTAGGGAGGTAGACGGATGGATAGAACAGCTGATGAAATGTCAGAAGTTGCCCGAGGAACAGGTCAAAAAACTTTGTGATAAG GCCAAAGAGGTACTCTCAAAAGAAAGTAACGTGCGAGAAGTGCAGTGTCCCGTGACGGTGTGCGGAGACATTCACGGTCAGATGTATGATCTGCTTGAGTTGTTTCGTATCGGGGGGTACCCGCCTGACACCAACTACCTGTTCCTGGGGGACTACGTGGACAGAGGATACTACTCTGTGGAGGTTATATCACTGCTTGTCGCTCTCAAG GTTCGTTATCCAGACAGGGTGAACATTCTTCGAGGCAACCACGAGACCCGCATGACGTCACAAGTGTACGGGTTTTATGACGAAGTGATGGCCAAGTACGGCAATGTCAAGGTCTGGAACCTCTTCATGGAAGTCTGCGACTACATGCCTATCACAGGACTTGTGGCAGGGAAG gtatTCTGTATGCATGGCGGCCTTTCTCCGTCCATAGACACCATTGACCACATCAAGACACTGGACAGAATACAAGAAGCTCCTTATGAG GGACCAGTCAACGACTTCTTGTGGTCTGACCCGGAAGAGATTCAAGGCTGGGGGCGGTCACCGAGAGGGGCAGGTCACGTGTTTGGTTCAAACATCACCGAGGTCTTTCTCCATAGCAACGACCTTTCTATGGTGTCAAGGGCGCACCAAGCCGTCAACGAG GGCTACGAGTGGTGTCATGATCGCCAGGTCGTCACGACCTTCAGCGCACCCAACTACATGTATCGCCTTGGCAACAAAGCCGCCATAATGCAGCTGGACGAGTCTGTCAACACATCATT cATTCAGTTCGACGCTGCTCCACGCAAAGAAGGCCAGCATGCGCCATCGAGATTACCGGACCACATGTACAATTACTTCTGA
- the LOC138958924 gene encoding serine/threonine-protein phosphatase 2A catalytic subunit beta isoform-like → MYDLLELFRIGGYPHDTNYLFLGDYVDRGYYSVEVISLLVALKVRYPSKMTLLRGNHETRFTSQVHGFYDEVMVKYGNAKVWHLFTEVFDYLPITALVNGKVLCMHGGLSPSIKTVDDIRKLERIQEAPFDGPISDLLWSDPEDMQGWGTSERGAGYVFGADVSKTFLHDNNLAMVSRAHQVVDEGYEWCHDGHVVTTFSAPNYCYRLGNRAAIMQLDETINPTFIQFDAVPRKKSGGDAASLPKRVSWHTYV, encoded by the exons ATGTACGATCTGCTCGAGTTGTTCCGTATCGGGGGGTACCCGCATGACACCAACTACCTGTTCCTGGGGGACTACGTGGACAGAGGATACTACTCTGTGGAGGTTATATCACTGCTTGTCGCTCTCAAG GTTCGCTATCCTTCTAAAATGACACTTCTCCGTGGTAACCACGAGACGCGGTTTACGTCACAAGTTCACGGTTTCTATGACGAGGTGATGGTCAAGTATGGAAATGCCAAAGTCTGGCACCTTTTCACGGAAGTTTTTGATTACCTTCCAATCACAGCTCTCGTCAACGGAAAG GTATTATGTATGCACGGAGGTCTGTCCCCTTCAATCAAAACTGTGGATGACATACGAAAGTTGGAGAGAATACAGGAGGCACCATTTGAT GGACCAATCAGTGACCTCTTGTGGTCTGACCCTGAAGATATGCAAGGATGGGGAACATCCGAACGCGGGGCTGGTTACGTGTTTGGTGCCGACGTTTCCAAGACGTTTCTCCATGACAACAACCTTGCTATGGTGTCAAGGGCACATCAGGTCGTCGACGAG GGCTACGAGTGGTGCCATGACGGTCACGTGGTCACGACCTTCAGCGCCCCCAACTACTGTTATCGTCTGGGTAACCGTGCAGCCATAATGCAGCTTGATGAGACCATCAACCCTACTTT CATACAGTTCGATGCTGTCCCTCGCAAGAAAAGTGGCGGCGATGCAGCGAGTTTGCCCAAACGCGTCAGCTGGCACACGTATGTGTGA